One bacterium BMS3Abin14 DNA segment encodes these proteins:
- the ccmE gene encoding cytochrome c-type biogenesis protein CcmE: protein MRRKNRIKFTILVAIIFGAMGYLLWSGMEKSAVFYLTLEELDVRKTQMSGDGIRLAGLVREGSVHGSALDGGIIFTMTDGVRTMDVRYSGQIPDTFKAGSSVVIEGVYRGKPVFEATTLLAKCPSKYEPAGVVGSPIRGATGDVP from the coding sequence GTGCGCAGGAAAAACCGGATAAAGTTCACGATTCTCGTAGCCATCATATTTGGCGCCATGGGGTACCTGTTATGGTCAGGCATGGAGAAGTCCGCCGTTTTCTACCTGACTCTCGAGGAGCTTGATGTCAGGAAAACTCAGATGTCCGGCGACGGGATACGATTGGCCGGCCTGGTCAGGGAAGGCAGTGTCCATGGATCAGCCCTCGATGGCGGTATCATCTTCACCATGACGGACGGGGTGAGAACCATGGACGTCCGGTATTCGGGCCAGATTCCCGATACCTTTAAAGCTGGATCCTCCGTTGTAATAGAGGGGGTGTACCGGGGCAAACCCGTTTTTGAGGCCACCACCCTCCTCGCCAAGTGTCCTTCCAAATACGAGCCTGCGGGTGTTGTTGGGTCACCCATTCGTGGCGCGACAGGGGATGTTCCTTGA
- the plsY gene encoding putative glycerol-3-phosphate acyltransferase has protein sequence MAVAQTMLYFSIDSAPSGRSNNTMGIEYAALIILSYLIGSIPSGLIVAKMMGGSDPRESGSGNIGATNVLRTLGKKAGAYTLVGDALKGLVPVLAAMIIFPGTPLIIFLAAGGAILGHDFSIFLKFHGGKGVATTFGCMAGLNPGLAGLVLATWIVVVAVTRYSSAGAIVAALLSPVFAATVFHNLPLVFFCVAAALLLTFLHRENLKRLSDGTEKRVSQSLSSEA, from the coding sequence ATGGCAGTGGCCCAGACGATGCTGTATTTTTCCATTGACAGCGCCCCGTCGGGGAGGTCCAATAACACCATGGGTATTGAATATGCGGCGCTTATTATCCTGAGCTATCTCATCGGTTCCATCCCCTCCGGGCTCATTGTCGCCAAGATGATGGGTGGCTCTGATCCAAGGGAGTCCGGTTCGGGGAACATCGGCGCAACGAATGTCTTGAGGACGCTTGGAAAGAAGGCGGGCGCCTACACCCTGGTCGGGGACGCGCTGAAAGGTCTCGTCCCTGTCCTGGCCGCCATGATAATCTTTCCCGGCACCCCGTTGATTATTTTTTTAGCTGCCGGCGGGGCAATCCTCGGGCATGATTTTTCGATTTTCCTGAAGTTCCACGGAGGAAAAGGGGTTGCGACCACTTTCGGCTGCATGGCCGGACTTAATCCCGGGCTGGCGGGTCTTGTTCTGGCAACCTGGATCGTGGTGGTGGCCGTAACCCGATATTCGTCAGCCGGAGCGATTGTTGCCGCCCTCCTGAGCCCGGTTTTCGCAGCGACGGTGTTCCATAACCTTCCCCTGGTCTTTTTCTGTGTGGCGGCCGCCCTGCTCCTTACTTTTCTTCACAGGGAGAACCTGAAGAGACTTTCCGACGGAACGGAGAAAAGAGTTTCTCAATCTTTATCCTCAGAGGCGTGA
- a CDS encoding YacP-like NYN domain protein — MRILVDGYNIIRRIPELSVLDRSDMENGREYLIEELSGYRSGKGHAIAVVFDGAGSCHLDNRSCRVKGVTVIYSRQGRSADDVIAALCSEGKADLLITADRELCRRAENAGVPAAAPELFWRKIEEEKFRRMKGLEPEDEDFPSRGYGQKLKRKARKVKNLLSRL, encoded by the coding sequence ATGAGAATTCTTGTCGATGGGTACAACATTATCAGACGGATCCCTGAACTTTCCGTCCTGGACAGGTCGGATATGGAGAATGGCCGAGAGTATCTCATCGAGGAACTTTCCGGGTACAGGTCGGGCAAGGGCCATGCCATAGCAGTGGTTTTCGACGGCGCCGGTTCCTGTCACCTCGATAACCGGAGCTGCAGGGTGAAGGGGGTTACGGTCATATATTCGAGACAGGGGCGTTCTGCCGACGATGTAATCGCAGCTCTTTGCAGCGAAGGGAAAGCGGACCTTTTGATCACAGCTGACCGGGAACTTTGCCGGCGTGCGGAAAACGCCGGTGTGCCGGCAGCGGCCCCGGAGCTGTTCTGGAGAAAAATTGAAGAGGAGAAATTCAGGAGAATGAAAGGGCTGGAACCGGAGGACGAGGATTTCCCTTCGCGCGGTTACGGGCAGAAGCTCAAGAGGAAGGCTCGAAAAGTGAAAAATTTGTTGTCACGCCTCTGA
- a CDS encoding tetratricopeptide repeat protein — MISIRLKSLIAIGASCLILWPGPAICSQTGEDFPLNPGSWWKYQDQDGNTDTVSITGTVIISGVPFVEVMRNGINPGYFLRTRAGLYRFNALPRDGQAKPTGAPLPTMVIKFPLAVGQTWSSPWTDPPLSFSVIDEDTFETPAGKFPHTFKIAYRPVSDPIYHGYSWYAPGVGFVGMEENRYRSKLISYSISDLLPPAPVGKKIADLLPRLGIIANPEKNPGTAKTKNINNGYSSAARFLIPGLLLLIFIAVLTWLIRLNRKMDMDSDPMVLRGELALASAMVREGLYADAADILQRQAVKNPQWPDVAALLGQAYTQMGRYEDACLELKRALTLNPHLASARLDLAQVYLANDEPSRALEELDAVLAKNPGFADVLVKRSRAYLALGNTEHAEADAREALDINSSFTDARELLEEILSS; from the coding sequence ATGATTTCGATACGTTTAAAAAGCCTGATCGCCATTGGGGCGAGCTGCCTTATCCTCTGGCCCGGGCCGGCTATCTGTAGTCAAACAGGGGAAGATTTCCCCCTGAACCCCGGAAGCTGGTGGAAATACCAGGATCAGGACGGCAACACCGATACAGTCTCCATCACCGGAACCGTCATCATCTCGGGGGTACCCTTTGTAGAGGTCATGCGAAACGGGATCAATCCCGGTTATTTTCTTCGCACCCGTGCCGGGCTGTATCGGTTCAACGCCCTGCCCCGGGATGGACAAGCTAAACCAACAGGCGCCCCGCTTCCAACCATGGTGATCAAATTTCCCCTGGCGGTGGGGCAGACATGGTCTTCACCGTGGACTGATCCGCCTCTTTCCTTTTCGGTCATAGACGAAGATACCTTTGAAACCCCGGCCGGAAAGTTTCCACACACGTTCAAGATCGCATATCGTCCTGTTTCTGATCCAATCTACCACGGATACAGCTGGTATGCACCCGGGGTTGGATTTGTGGGCATGGAGGAAAACCGGTACCGCAGCAAGCTTATCTCGTATTCCATATCCGATCTGTTGCCTCCTGCTCCCGTAGGGAAAAAGATCGCCGACCTCCTACCCAGGCTGGGGATAATTGCAAATCCAGAAAAAAACCCGGGGACCGCGAAAACCAAAAACATAAACAACGGCTATAGTTCCGCCGCGCGTTTCCTGATCCCAGGCCTCCTTCTGCTGATCTTCATTGCTGTCCTTACGTGGCTTATCAGGCTTAACCGAAAGATGGATATGGACAGCGACCCCATGGTCCTGAGAGGGGAACTCGCTCTTGCCTCGGCAATGGTCCGGGAGGGCCTCTACGCCGATGCAGCCGACATCCTTCAACGCCAGGCCGTCAAGAACCCCCAATGGCCGGATGTGGCCGCTCTTCTGGGCCAGGCATACACTCAAATGGGACGTTACGAGGACGCCTGCCTTGAGCTCAAAAGAGCGCTTACTTTAAACCCCCACCTGGCCTCGGCCCGCCTTGATCTGGCCCAGGTTTACCTGGCCAACGACGAACCTTCCAGGGCGCTTGAGGAGCTGGATGCAGTTCTCGCGAAGAATCCCGGTTTTGCCGATGTCCTGGTTAAACGGAGCCGGGCCTACCTGGCTCTGGGCAATACCGAACATGCCGAGGCGGACGCCCGTGAGGCGCTTGATATAAACTCCTCCTTCACTGATGCCCGGGAGCTCCTGGAGGAGATTCTCTCTTCCTGA
- a CDS encoding 2-oxoglutaramate amidase, whose product MDMTDSGPGDIILLPEMFPSGFYHKDLAGMADEAPRVIEWMCATAAGRSLAIVGSIPEKGEDGILNSLVFVDEKGEPRGSYGKVHLFPLGDEDHFFVPGGDTVTFSWNAIIVGLLTCFDLRFPEMARKLCLAGAQLILVSAQWPEVRIGHFTDLVRVRAMENQLFIAAANSCGDDEKGLVLGGHSLMAGPMGGVVARMGSEEGTVSGTVDTLAVSEARERFPVLSLRRPEVY is encoded by the coding sequence ATGGACATGACCGATTCAGGTCCGGGAGATATCATCCTGCTGCCGGAGATGTTTCCGTCAGGTTTTTACCACAAGGACCTCGCCGGCATGGCCGACGAGGCGCCCCGGGTAATAGAGTGGATGTGCGCCACGGCGGCCGGCCGGTCTTTGGCCATTGTCGGGTCCATCCCTGAAAAGGGAGAAGACGGCATCCTTAACTCCCTCGTCTTTGTAGACGAAAAAGGGGAACCGAGGGGATCATATGGCAAAGTCCACCTTTTCCCCCTGGGGGATGAGGATCATTTTTTCGTCCCCGGCGGAGATACCGTCACATTTTCCTGGAACGCAATAATTGTCGGCCTTCTGACCTGTTTTGACCTCCGGTTTCCGGAGATGGCCAGAAAACTCTGTCTCGCCGGCGCCCAGTTGATTCTGGTCTCGGCACAATGGCCTGAGGTGCGCATCGGCCACTTTACAGACCTGGTCCGGGTGCGGGCAATGGAGAATCAGCTCTTTATCGCAGCTGCCAACTCATGCGGAGACGATGAAAAAGGGCTGGTCCTCGGGGGGCATAGCCTCATGGCTGGTCCCATGGGCGGAGTGGTGGCCAGGATGGGCAGCGAGGAGGGGACGGTCTCGGGCACGGTTGATACTCTTGCAGTATCAGAGGCTCGTGAACGGTTCCCGGTCCTGTCCCTGAGAAGGCCGGAGGTATACTGA
- the corA gene encoding magnesium transport protein CorA yields MTGKKTTRGGGRKRLFRRGTVPGAPPGTMEIDPEASFPKITLVEYDGETLIERTVKNVHELETLAERPTVTWVNVDGLGDLKTLNHLAGLFHIHSLVLEDVVHAHQRAKVEEYGDNLFIVVQMLSRENGVLNREQLSLFLGQGFLVTFQERPGDCLEPVRDRIRRGKGRIREAGADYLAYALLDAVIDAYFPLLEWFDEELEDAQNAILDNPTHDIVSHIHTMKNDLLFVRRAVWPLREAINALLREGNPVVSKETRVYLRDCYDHTIQIIDMAETHRDIVSSLMDFYLSSVSNRMNEIMKVLTVIATIFIPLTFIVGVYGMNFNTKISPFNMPELNWRWGYPAVWGIMVLMVVALLGFFRKKGWLGGN; encoded by the coding sequence ATGACAGGTAAAAAGACCACTCGCGGGGGAGGACGAAAAAGGCTGTTCAGACGGGGGACGGTTCCAGGTGCACCTCCGGGGACCATGGAAATCGATCCCGAGGCCAGCTTCCCTAAAATAACTCTGGTGGAATACGATGGGGAAACCCTGATCGAAAGAACCGTCAAGAATGTTCATGAACTCGAAACGCTGGCGGAAAGACCAACCGTTACATGGGTTAATGTCGACGGATTGGGAGATTTAAAAACCCTGAACCACCTGGCCGGCCTGTTTCATATTCACAGCCTTGTCCTCGAGGATGTGGTCCATGCCCATCAGAGGGCCAAGGTTGAGGAGTATGGGGATAATCTTTTCATTGTGGTCCAGATGCTCTCTCGTGAGAACGGAGTATTGAACAGGGAACAACTCAGCTTGTTTCTTGGCCAGGGATTTCTTGTCACATTTCAGGAACGTCCAGGCGACTGTCTGGAACCGGTAAGGGATAGGATCAGAAGAGGAAAAGGGCGAATCCGGGAGGCCGGTGCAGACTACCTGGCATACGCTCTCCTTGACGCGGTGATTGACGCTTACTTCCCCCTGCTTGAGTGGTTTGATGAGGAACTGGAAGATGCGCAGAATGCGATCCTGGATAATCCCACCCATGACATCGTCAGTCATATTCATACCATGAAGAATGACCTGCTATTTGTCAGAAGGGCCGTTTGGCCACTGAGGGAGGCCATCAACGCCCTGCTCCGCGAGGGAAACCCAGTGGTTTCCAAAGAAACCCGGGTCTATCTGAGGGACTGTTATGATCATACGATCCAGATTATCGACATGGCGGAAACTCATCGGGACATCGTTTCGAGCCTTATGGACTTCTACCTGTCATCGGTAAGCAACAGGATGAACGAGATCATGAAGGTCCTTACCGTAATCGCCACGATCTTTATCCCTTTGACCTTTATAGTCGGCGTCTACGGGATGAATTTCAACACGAAGATCTCACCATTCAACATGCCGGAACTGAACTGGCGTTGGGGCTACCCTGCCGTCTGGGGGATTATGGTCCTCATGGTAGTAGCCCTCCTCGGCTTTTTCCGAAAAAAGGGCTGGCTGGGAGGCAATTAG
- the sdsA gene encoding all-trans-nonaprenyl-diphosphate synthase, whose amino-acid sequence MAESDGHRVSLEAIKEPVDHLYESLDDYFRRYLRTDVGVIDRIFEHLLDSGGKRFRPLLAILISSFSDTASEEDIFRLAVSVEFIHTATLLHDDIVDQSDVRRGNRVAYQLWGAEPSVLSGDYLYSRAFSLLSEIGHISILREISTATTAMARGEVLQLLRSFSPATSTEEYFQVIEGKTASLISATCASAGILAGFGDEAVRSLRRFGTHLGFSFQIIDDLLDYTAELGDLGKVIGKDFLEGKVTLPAILLMDTLKGEARKMVSDVFLSENPDPDDFHRILSMMEDRDIINRTQGMAEDYSRKAVEELRKLPDGAILDSLAGLVGYVTRRRT is encoded by the coding sequence ATGGCCGAAAGCGATGGGCACAGGGTGTCCCTTGAAGCCATTAAGGAGCCGGTTGACCATCTGTACGAATCGCTGGACGATTATTTTCGGCGCTATCTCAGGACGGATGTCGGGGTCATTGACAGGATCTTCGAACATCTGCTGGATAGTGGGGGAAAACGTTTCCGGCCTCTTCTGGCCATCCTTATTTCCTCGTTTAGCGATACGGCCTCCGAGGAGGATATCTTCCGGCTGGCCGTTTCGGTTGAGTTCATCCATACGGCTACCCTGCTTCACGATGACATCGTTGATCAATCGGATGTACGGCGTGGAAACCGGGTCGCCTACCAGTTATGGGGGGCGGAGCCCAGTGTCCTGTCCGGAGATTACCTCTATTCCCGTGCCTTTTCCCTTCTGTCCGAAATCGGACATATTAGTATCCTGAGGGAAATCTCAACGGCCACCACGGCCATGGCGCGCGGGGAGGTTCTTCAACTACTCCGCTCATTTTCCCCCGCAACGAGTACGGAGGAATACTTCCAGGTCATAGAGGGCAAGACTGCCAGCCTTATCTCGGCTACCTGTGCGTCGGCCGGCATCCTGGCGGGTTTTGGAGACGAGGCCGTCCGGTCCCTTCGCCGTTTCGGTACGCACCTTGGATTCAGTTTTCAGATTATTGACGACCTGCTGGACTATACAGCCGAGTTGGGAGATCTCGGGAAGGTCATCGGAAAGGATTTTCTGGAGGGCAAGGTGACGCTTCCAGCTATCCTGCTCATGGATACCCTGAAGGGTGAAGCCAGAAAAATGGTCTCGGATGTTTTTCTCAGTGAAAACCCCGACCCGGATGATTTTCACCGGATACTATCCATGATGGAAGATCGAGATATAATCAACAGGACACAGGGTATGGCCGAGGATTACTCGCGAAAGGCTGTCGAAGAGCTGAGAAAACTTCCCGATGGGGCCATCCTGGATTCCCTCGCAGGCCTCGTCGGCTATGTAACCCGCAGGAGAACGTAG
- the gltD_1 gene encoding glutamate synthase [NADPH] small chain — protein MAEKKEKIPRQGMPEQAPDVRRKNFSEVPLGFSPETAMLEATRCIQCKKPRCVAGCPVGIDIPGFIHGIEEGDFSRAIRVLKESNALPAVCGRVCPQEDQCEILCIVGVKDEPVAIGRLERFAADWARAQEASETPGVPSRTGKKVAVVGAGPAGLTVAGDLIYKGHEVTVFEALHKPGGVLVYGIPEFRLPNGIVEAEISNLEALGVKIETNVVVGKTFTIRELMEEQGFDAAFLGVGAGLPRFMGIPGENLNGVYSANEYLTRSNLMGAYLFPKNDTPLKKARKVAVIGGGNVAMDSARTALRIGAEVNIVYRRSMKEMPARIEEIHHAQEEGIIFNLLTNPVRIIGNDDGAVTGMECLRMELGEPDESGRRRPVPIKGSEYIFDADIVIVAVGTGANPLLTKSTPGLKLNKWGYVEVDEETGATSLPGVYAGGDIVRGAATVILAMGDGRKASSAMQAYMMGEELQPETGE, from the coding sequence ATGGCTGAAAAAAAAGAGAAGATACCGCGGCAGGGAATGCCGGAGCAGGCACCGGATGTACGAAGAAAAAACTTTTCCGAGGTCCCTTTGGGATTTTCACCGGAAACGGCTATGTTGGAAGCAACACGCTGCATCCAGTGCAAGAAGCCGAGATGTGTGGCGGGATGCCCGGTTGGCATCGACATTCCAGGGTTTATCCATGGCATTGAGGAGGGCGACTTCTCCCGTGCCATCAGGGTTCTCAAGGAAAGCAATGCCCTTCCGGCGGTCTGCGGCAGGGTTTGTCCGCAGGAGGACCAGTGCGAAATCCTGTGCATTGTAGGCGTCAAGGACGAACCGGTCGCCATAGGGCGACTGGAACGTTTTGCCGCTGATTGGGCTCGGGCTCAGGAGGCGTCCGAGACCCCTGGAGTACCCTCCCGGACCGGGAAAAAGGTGGCCGTCGTTGGCGCCGGGCCGGCGGGTCTTACAGTTGCCGGCGACCTGATATACAAGGGCCATGAGGTCACCGTCTTTGAAGCTCTCCATAAGCCTGGCGGTGTTCTTGTCTATGGGATCCCCGAGTTCCGACTCCCCAATGGGATTGTCGAGGCCGAGATCAGCAATCTGGAGGCCCTGGGTGTGAAGATCGAGACCAACGTTGTGGTTGGTAAAACCTTCACTATCCGGGAACTAATGGAGGAGCAGGGGTTCGATGCTGCTTTTCTCGGGGTTGGCGCAGGACTTCCCCGCTTCATGGGAATCCCGGGTGAGAACCTTAACGGGGTGTACTCCGCAAACGAGTACCTGACTCGATCCAACCTCATGGGCGCCTATCTGTTTCCCAAAAATGACACCCCGCTCAAAAAAGCCAGGAAGGTTGCCGTAATCGGGGGAGGCAACGTGGCCATGGATTCAGCACGGACCGCCCTGAGAATTGGAGCCGAGGTGAATATCGTCTACAGGCGTTCAATGAAGGAAATGCCCGCTCGAATCGAGGAGATCCATCATGCCCAGGAAGAGGGAATAATATTCAACCTTCTGACCAACCCTGTTCGCATAATCGGCAACGATGATGGTGCGGTGACGGGAATGGAGTGTCTTCGCATGGAACTCGGGGAACCGGATGAGTCCGGCCGGCGCCGGCCCGTGCCCATCAAGGGCTCGGAATACATTTTCGATGCGGACATCGTCATCGTGGCAGTGGGAACGGGAGCCAACCCGCTTCTCACCAAATCCACACCCGGTCTGAAACTTAACAAGTGGGGGTACGTGGAGGTGGACGAGGAGACGGGGGCCACGAGCCTGCCGGGTGTTTATGCCGGTGGAGATATCGTTCGGGGAGCGGCCACGGTTATCCTGGCCATGGGTGACGGCAGGAAGGCATCTTCGGCCATGCAGGCTTATATGATGGGCGAGGAGCTTCAGCCTGAAACCGGGGAGTAG
- the pyrK_1 gene encoding dihydroorotate dehydrogenase B (NAD(+)), electron transfer subunit has translation MYKITKKEKLSHNVHSMVVEASYIAAKTLPGQFVMTRFGEGGERIPLTIADSDPAAGTITLVFQEVGKTTMMMGGLSAGDALDDVVGPLGIPSHIEKLGLVICVGGGIGIAPIHPIARGFTEVGAKVVSILGARTRDLLIMEDEMRKASSEVLVCTDDGSYGQKGFVTNVLEGLIRKGAPIELVVAIGPVPMMENVCKLTKPYGLKTVVSLNPIMVDGTGMCGACRVTVGGETRFVCVDGPDFDGHQVDFGELRLRQRMYLSEEREAVESFTYVSA, from the coding sequence GTGTATAAAATCACAAAGAAAGAAAAACTGTCTCACAATGTACATTCCATGGTTGTGGAGGCCTCGTATATTGCCGCGAAGACGCTGCCGGGCCAGTTCGTGATGACCAGATTCGGCGAGGGCGGAGAAAGGATTCCTCTGACCATAGCCGATTCCGATCCTGCAGCCGGCACCATCACCCTTGTCTTTCAAGAGGTAGGCAAGACAACCATGATGATGGGCGGCCTGTCTGCGGGGGACGCTCTGGACGACGTTGTCGGTCCACTCGGGATCCCAAGCCATATTGAAAAACTGGGCCTGGTTATATGCGTTGGCGGCGGGATCGGCATAGCACCGATTCACCCCATCGCCCGCGGGTTCACTGAAGTTGGAGCGAAGGTGGTTTCAATCCTGGGCGCCAGGACCCGGGACCTCCTTATCATGGAAGACGAGATGAGGAAGGCCAGTTCGGAGGTCCTGGTATGCACCGATGACGGCAGCTATGGGCAGAAGGGGTTCGTCACTAACGTTCTGGAGGGCCTTATCCGGAAGGGTGCGCCCATCGAACTGGTAGTGGCCATCGGACCGGTGCCCATGATGGAGAACGTGTGCAAGTTGACCAAGCCCTATGGTCTTAAAACCGTGGTCAGTCTCAACCCGATCATGGTGGATGGGACCGGTATGTGCGGCGCCTGCCGCGTGACTGTAGGCGGCGAGACGAGGTTCGTATGCGTGGATGGCCCTGATTTTGACGGGCACCAGGTTGATTTCGGTGAGTTGAGACTCAGGCAACGGATGTATCTGAGTGAAGAACGCGAGGCAGTCGAGTCTTTCACCTATGTGAGCGCATGA
- the engB gene encoding putative GTP-binding protein EngB, which produces MKIISAALLDQAHNPSQIPSPPYPQAAVFGRSNVGKSSLLAKLMCRRKLVKISSTPGKTRAIYYYLINEALLLVDLPGYGFSKAPRAVANQWRSLVEAYLDNDPGPRLALHLIDIRHSPTKDDIAVHRILADRYIPCVTVATKADKLSRSAVSRATSVIGRELGEPVELILPTSAKDSSMSADPLWDRILEGIGLTP; this is translated from the coding sequence ATGAAAATTATCTCCGCGGCACTGCTGGACCAGGCCCATAATCCCAGCCAGATACCATCGCCCCCCTATCCCCAGGCGGCTGTTTTCGGAAGATCCAACGTCGGGAAATCGTCCCTTCTGGCCAAACTGATGTGCCGGCGCAAGCTTGTCAAGATCAGCTCGACCCCCGGCAAGACGAGGGCAATTTATTACTATCTCATTAACGAGGCCCTTCTTCTGGTTGACCTTCCGGGCTACGGTTTTTCCAAGGCCCCCAGAGCCGTCGCCAATCAGTGGCGATCCCTGGTGGAAGCCTATCTGGACAATGATCCTGGTCCGCGACTCGCCCTGCACCTTATTGATATAAGGCACTCCCCTACGAAGGATGACATCGCCGTTCACCGGATACTCGCTGACCGGTACATTCCCTGCGTAACCGTGGCAACGAAGGCTGACAAACTCTCGAGGTCCGCCGTTTCGCGCGCCACATCCGTTATCGGCAGGGAATTGGGGGAACCGGTTGAACTCATCCTCCCCACGTCGGCAAAGGACTCGTCCATGTCCGCTGATCCCCTCTGGGACCGGATCCTCGAGGGAATCGGCCTGACCCCCTGA
- a CDS encoding doubled CXXCH motif, translated as MRHIKFFFFTALVLLTITVIPSLAVARGECSECHSDWLSAAKSRPVVHPPFAEDDCSSCHDDHGDDGKLVLVEEGEALCLQCHDDPADKGKVHPIIEDDGCLDCHNPHSSVNKNLLVESPKNLCLDCHDDKLDGPVVHEAAMDGGCTDCHDPHSSKNDHLLVENPPALCAECHDVPNMNDSVLHTALSDGDCTDCHFPHAGNRPKLLKDEYETKPYPKGFSEKMYALCFDCHDVALVTGQAESTGFRDGKKNLHNVHVVGALVPNKYGIVKREKARSCSMCHDPHGSTQEFNLISNYSRNGISMYSLNYTPLKDGGRCIVGCHKPRSYHRTTTAGAQ; from the coding sequence GTGCGCCATATTAAATTCTTCTTTTTCACAGCGTTGGTCCTTCTGACAATTACGGTAATTCCCTCCCTGGCTGTTGCCCGGGGTGAATGCTCGGAGTGTCATTCCGACTGGCTTTCTGCTGCCAAGTCCCGGCCGGTTGTCCATCCGCCCTTCGCTGAGGATGACTGTTCCTCGTGCCACGACGATCACGGCGACGACGGAAAGCTTGTTCTGGTGGAGGAAGGGGAAGCCCTTTGCCTGCAGTGTCACGATGATCCGGCGGATAAGGGCAAGGTCCATCCAATAATTGAGGATGACGGGTGCCTCGATTGTCACAACCCCCACAGTTCGGTCAATAAAAATCTTCTGGTGGAGTCGCCGAAGAACCTCTGTCTGGATTGCCATGACGACAAGCTGGACGGTCCCGTTGTCCACGAGGCGGCGATGGATGGCGGCTGTACGGACTGCCACGACCCCCACTCGTCAAAAAATGACCACCTTCTGGTGGAAAATCCACCAGCCCTGTGCGCAGAGTGCCACGATGTCCCGAACATGAATGACAGTGTCCTTCATACGGCTCTTTCCGATGGAGACTGCACCGACTGCCATTTCCCTCACGCCGGCAACAGGCCAAAGCTGTTGAAGGATGAGTACGAGACCAAACCATACCCCAAAGGGTTTTCCGAGAAGATGTACGCTCTGTGCTTTGACTGTCATGATGTCGCGCTGGTAACGGGGCAAGCCGAATCCACCGGGTTCAGGGACGGCAAAAAAAACCTTCACAATGTTCATGTAGTCGGGGCATTGGTGCCGAACAAGTACGGAATCGTGAAAAGGGAAAAGGCGAGGTCATGTTCCATGTGCCACGATCCTCACGGATCTACCCAGGAGTTCAATCTGATCAGTAATTATTCAAGAAACGGTATATCCATGTATTCACTTAACTACACCCCGCTGAAAGACGGCGGCAGGTGCATTGTTGGCTGCCATAAACCCCGTTCCTATCACCGCACCACCACTGCAGGCGCTCAGTAA